Proteins from a single region of Gordonia hongkongensis:
- the dapC gene encoding succinyldiaminopimelate transaminase produces the protein MSSPVSRTAAPLRVSSTRVSGRLPDFPWDTIADAKATAQAHADGIVDLSVGTPVDPVPALIRDALAENSAFPGYPTTIGTRELREAAAESLIRRHGVTSLDETGILPVIGTKEAIAGLASTFGLGPGDDVVIPEVAYPTYEVSALLAGARAVRADSTVALGPMNPALMFINSPSNPTGKVLGLDHLRKVVGWARERGTVVVSDECYLGLSWEGEPLSILDPRVCDGDHTGLLAVHSLSKISNLASYRAGFFAGDTDLIAELLAVRKHAGLIVPFPVQGAMTAALADDAHVDEQRERYAARRRLLKAAVEGAGFRVDHSEAGLYLWATRDEPCRETVAWLADRGILCAPGDFYGPAGERHVRMALTATDERINAAVARLTA, from the coding sequence ATGAGCAGTCCTGTCTCCCGTACGGCTGCGCCCCTGCGCGTCTCCTCGACCCGCGTCAGCGGGCGTCTGCCCGACTTCCCGTGGGACACGATCGCCGATGCGAAGGCGACGGCTCAGGCCCACGCCGACGGCATCGTCGACCTGTCGGTCGGGACGCCCGTCGACCCGGTGCCCGCACTCATCCGCGACGCACTCGCCGAGAACTCGGCGTTCCCGGGCTACCCGACGACGATCGGGACCCGCGAGTTGCGGGAGGCGGCCGCGGAGTCGCTGATCCGACGCCACGGGGTCACGTCGCTCGACGAGACGGGAATCCTGCCGGTCATCGGTACCAAGGAGGCGATCGCCGGCCTGGCCTCGACCTTCGGGCTCGGACCCGGCGACGACGTGGTCATCCCCGAGGTCGCCTACCCGACCTATGAGGTGAGCGCCCTGCTCGCCGGTGCGCGGGCGGTGCGGGCGGATTCGACCGTCGCGCTGGGACCGATGAACCCGGCGCTGATGTTCATCAACTCGCCGTCGAATCCGACCGGCAAGGTCCTCGGCCTCGATCATCTCCGCAAAGTCGTGGGATGGGCGCGCGAGCGGGGGACCGTCGTCGTGTCCGACGAGTGTTATCTCGGTCTGAGTTGGGAGGGCGAGCCGCTGTCGATCCTCGACCCGAGGGTCTGCGACGGCGACCACACCGGACTGCTCGCGGTCCACTCACTGTCCAAGATCTCGAACCTGGCGTCGTATCGCGCCGGATTCTTCGCCGGCGACACCGATCTGATCGCCGAATTGCTCGCAGTCCGCAAGCATGCCGGACTCATCGTGCCGTTCCCCGTCCAGGGAGCGATGACCGCCGCACTGGCCGACGACGCACACGTCGATGAGCAGCGCGAGCGCTATGCCGCGCGGCGTCGGCTGCTCAAAGCGGCTGTCGAGGGTGCGGGCTTCCGGGTCGACCACTCCGAGGCGGGCCTGTACCTCTGGGCCACCCGGGACGAACCGTGCCGGGAGACCGTCGCCTGGCTCGCCGACCGCGGAATCCTCTGTGCTCCAGGCGATTTCTACGGTCCGGCGGGTGAGCGCCACGTTCGTATGGCGCTCACCGCCACCGATGAGCGGATCAATGCGGCCGTCGCTCGTCTGACGGCCTGA
- a CDS encoding TIGR00730 family Rossman fold protein: MSAVCVYCASGPVDQPYLDLAAEVGRTLAEQGHVVVSGGGNISMMGALVNAAREAGGHTVGIIPRALMKHEVADLGSGELVVTETMRERKRLMDERADGFITLPGGIGTLEELFETWTGGYLGMHDKPVVLLDPVDFYAPLLDWLRELSTTGFVARRSLDRLLVTRSVADAVELATAREGLATGR; the protein is encoded by the coding sequence GTGAGTGCTGTCTGCGTCTATTGCGCCTCCGGTCCCGTCGACCAGCCCTACCTCGATCTCGCCGCCGAAGTGGGTCGGACGCTCGCCGAACAGGGGCATGTGGTCGTCTCCGGTGGCGGGAACATCTCCATGATGGGCGCGCTGGTCAACGCCGCTCGCGAGGCCGGTGGCCACACGGTCGGCATCATCCCGCGCGCACTGATGAAGCACGAGGTCGCCGACCTCGGATCGGGCGAACTCGTGGTCACCGAGACCATGCGCGAACGCAAACGCCTCATGGACGAGCGTGCCGACGGGTTCATCACCCTCCCGGGCGGGATCGGGACGCTCGAGGAGCTCTTCGAGACCTGGACCGGGGGCTACCTCGGGATGCACGACAAACCGGTCGTCCTGCTCGATCCTGTCGATTTCTACGCGCCGTTGCTCGACTGGCTGCGAGAGTTGTCGACAACCGGGTTCGTCGCCCGACGATCGCTCGACCGGCTGCTCGTCACGCGGTCGGTCGCCGACGCGGTGGAGTTGGCGACGGCACGGGAAGGCCTTGCTACCGGCCGGTAA
- the fdxA gene encoding ferredoxin, which yields MVTYIIAEPCVDVLDKACVEECPVDCIYEGGRMLYIQPDECVDCGACEPVCPVEAIFYEDDVPDEWEPYVSANADFFDDLGSPGGASKVGKTEADPAFIKGLPPMNEED from the coding sequence GTGGTGACCTACATCATCGCGGAGCCTTGCGTCGACGTGTTGGACAAGGCTTGCGTGGAGGAGTGCCCCGTCGACTGCATCTACGAGGGTGGACGCATGCTCTACATCCAGCCGGATGAGTGCGTCGACTGTGGTGCGTGTGAGCCGGTGTGCCCGGTCGAGGCGATCTTCTACGAGGATGATGTTCCCGACGAATGGGAGCCCTACGTCAGCGCGAACGCCGACTTCTTCGACGACCTCGGCTCCCCGGGCGGCGCCAGCAAGGTCGGCAAGACCGAGGCCGATCCGGCGTTCATCAAGGGTCTCCCGCCGATGAACGAAGAGGACTGA
- a CDS encoding TIGR00730 family Rossman fold protein, whose protein sequence is MSTTPEPEPVEDGTNPDTCYVGPIRIRRDQRGKTTDRRLLEWVDPRDATRRSERTMRDSWRVLRIQSEFVAGFDAMSEVAEAVTVFGSARLHPESPEYALGVRVGRALGEAGYAVITGGGPGAMEAANQGAHQAGAQSIGLNIELPFEQGLNPWVDLGMNFRYFFVRKTMFVKYAQAFVCLPGGMGTLDELFEALTLVQTKKVVRFPIVLVGSDFWGGLLDWMRDVLAARGMISPEDLDLLTVVDDPDDVVAAIEAATP, encoded by the coding sequence ATGTCGACCACGCCCGAACCGGAACCCGTCGAAGACGGAACGAACCCCGACACCTGCTACGTCGGCCCGATCCGGATCCGGCGAGACCAGCGCGGCAAGACCACGGACCGCCGCCTGCTGGAATGGGTCGACCCGCGCGACGCCACGCGTCGTTCCGAACGGACCATGCGCGACTCCTGGCGGGTCCTGCGCATCCAGTCCGAGTTCGTCGCCGGGTTCGATGCGATGAGCGAGGTCGCCGAGGCCGTGACCGTCTTCGGCTCGGCGCGACTGCATCCGGAGTCGCCGGAATACGCGCTCGGTGTCCGCGTGGGCCGAGCGCTGGGCGAGGCCGGTTACGCGGTCATCACCGGTGGCGGACCCGGTGCGATGGAGGCTGCGAACCAGGGGGCCCATCAGGCCGGGGCGCAGTCGATCGGACTCAACATCGAGCTGCCCTTCGAGCAGGGTCTCAACCCTTGGGTCGATCTCGGCATGAACTTTCGATACTTCTTCGTGCGCAAGACGATGTTCGTGAAGTACGCGCAGGCGTTCGTTTGTCTCCCTGGCGGGATGGGCACCCTCGACGAACTCTTCGAGGCGCTGACCCTGGTGCAGACCAAGAAGGTGGTCCGGTTCCCGATCGTGCTGGTGGGCAGCGACTTCTGGGGCGGCCTGCTGGACTGGATGCGCGACGTCCTCGCCGCGCGCGGGATGATCTCGCCCGAGGATCTGGACCTGCTCACCGTCGTCGACGATCCCGACGACGTGGTCGCCGCGATCGAGGCCGCGACACCCTGA
- a CDS encoding long-chain-acyl-CoA synthetase, translating to MSQGVEQQDSRQQSVKKTVGIPDILRGVVKMAPHATGMIKHAPGLIRRPPEAKRTIGSVFQKHAAEHPDRPFVRFEGRTTTYGEANRRVNRYAAALSADGVGKGDVVALLSKNCTTDLLLMLATVKLGAIAGMLNYNQRGEVLEHSVGLLEAKVLIHDPECAEAFESIPESVLPEHVYDFAAFDAAAEGLSEADPEVTEQLPASTKAFYIFTSGTTGMPKASVMSHNRWLASLSGIGGLAVRLRHSDTMYVPLPLYHNNALSVSLSSVLASGACIAIGRSFSASKFWDDVILNRATAFCYIGELCRYLLAQPEKPTDRQHSVHTVVGNGMRPDIWDEFRERFGVDRVVEFYGASELNLAFVNAFSVDKTAGFCPLPYKIVEYDEEGNPKRGDDGRLVKVGRGGTGLLLAQISDRVPVDGYTDSEETEKKIIRDAFKDGDSYFNSGDLVRDQGFAHIAFVDRLGDTFRWKGENVATTQVEGAVDSYQAVAQSVAYGVEVPGTDGRAGMIAIKLREGADLDPGAFARHLYDALPSYAVPLFVRIVDDFEQTSTFKNRKVELRKEGYTDAEAERLYVLLGKEKGYTEFYDDYPDDVAAAKVPKG from the coding sequence ATGTCCCAAGGGGTCGAGCAGCAGGACAGTCGGCAGCAGAGTGTGAAGAAGACCGTCGGTATCCCCGACATCCTTCGCGGCGTGGTGAAGATGGCGCCACATGCGACCGGGATGATCAAGCACGCGCCGGGGCTCATCCGACGCCCACCGGAGGCCAAGCGGACCATCGGTTCGGTCTTCCAGAAGCACGCGGCCGAGCACCCCGACCGGCCGTTCGTCCGGTTCGAGGGCCGCACGACCACCTACGGCGAGGCCAACCGCCGCGTGAACCGTTACGCCGCAGCACTTTCCGCAGACGGCGTCGGCAAGGGCGACGTGGTGGCGCTGCTCTCCAAGAACTGCACGACCGACCTGCTGCTGATGCTCGCCACCGTCAAACTCGGCGCGATCGCCGGGATGCTGAACTACAACCAGCGCGGTGAGGTGCTCGAGCACAGCGTCGGCCTCCTCGAGGCCAAGGTCCTCATCCACGATCCCGAGTGCGCGGAGGCCTTCGAGTCGATCCCGGAATCGGTCCTGCCCGAACACGTCTACGATTTCGCCGCGTTCGACGCCGCGGCCGAGGGACTCTCGGAAGCCGATCCCGAGGTCACCGAGCAGCTGCCCGCATCGACCAAGGCGTTCTACATCTTCACCTCCGGCACCACGGGGATGCCGAAGGCCAGCGTGATGAGCCACAACCGGTGGCTGGCGAGCCTGTCCGGCATCGGCGGTCTCGCGGTGCGGTTGCGCCACAGCGACACCATGTACGTCCCGCTGCCGCTCTACCACAACAACGCGCTGTCGGTGTCACTGTCCTCGGTCCTCGCCTCGGGTGCGTGCATCGCCATCGGACGCTCGTTCTCGGCGTCGAAGTTCTGGGACGACGTGATCCTCAACCGTGCGACGGCGTTCTGCTACATCGGCGAGCTCTGCCGCTACCTCCTCGCGCAGCCCGAGAAGCCCACGGATCGCCAGCATTCCGTGCACACCGTGGTCGGCAACGGTATGCGCCCGGACATCTGGGACGAGTTCCGCGAGCGTTTCGGGGTCGACCGCGTCGTCGAGTTCTACGGGGCCAGCGAACTCAACCTCGCATTCGTCAACGCGTTCAGCGTCGACAAGACCGCCGGCTTCTGCCCGCTCCCGTACAAGATCGTGGAATACGACGAGGAGGGTAACCCCAAGCGCGGCGACGACGGCCGGCTCGTGAAGGTCGGCCGGGGCGGTACCGGCCTGCTGCTCGCCCAGATCAGTGACCGGGTGCCCGTCGACGGCTACACCGACTCCGAGGAGACCGAGAAGAAGATCATCCGCGACGCCTTCAAGGACGGTGACTCCTACTTCAACTCCGGTGACCTGGTCCGCGATCAGGGGTTCGCGCACATCGCCTTCGTCGACCGGCTCGGCGACACCTTCCGCTGGAAGGGCGAGAACGTCGCCACGACCCAGGTCGAGGGGGCGGTCGACTCCTATCAGGCCGTCGCCCAGTCGGTGGCGTACGGCGTCGAGGTCCCCGGCACCGACGGTCGCGCCGGGATGATCGCGATCAAGCTGCGCGAGGGCGCCGACCTCGACCCGGGCGCGTTCGCCCGCCATCTCTACGACGCGCTGCCGTCGTACGCGGTGCCGCTGTTCGTTCGGATCGTCGACGATTTCGAGCAGACCTCGACCTTCAAGAACCGCAAGGTCGAGCTGCGCAAGGAGGGGTACACCGACGCCGAGGCCGAACGGCTCTACGTGTTGCTCGGCAAGGAGAAGGGCTACACCGAGTTCTACGACGACTACCCCGACGACGTCGCCGCCGCCAAGGTGCCCAAGGGGTGA
- a CDS encoding DUF3072 domain-containing protein, whose translation MNTSNNRSTNDTDDVLGAGAGNSTEKDPDDWVTGDEPMTGAQRSYLDTLAREAGETLSADLTKAEASEEIDRLQQKSGRG comes from the coding sequence ATGAACACATCGAACAATCGTTCGACGAACGATACCGACGACGTCCTCGGCGCGGGCGCCGGAAACTCCACCGAGAAGGACCCGGACGACTGGGTGACCGGCGACGAGCCGATGACCGGCGCGCAGCGGAGCTATCTCGACACCCTCGCACGGGAGGCCGGCGAGACCCTCTCGGCCGACCTCACGAAAGCCGAGGCGTCCGAGGAGATCGACCGCCTGCAACAGAAGAGCGGTCGCGGCTGA
- the dapD gene encoding 2,3,4,5-tetrahydropyridine-2,6-dicarboxylate N-succinyltransferase, whose translation MTSTGAHATGIATVIDGGSTPGVVLDVWFPEPELDGVETAETVILDDESTPAHLRELVGVDEARGVKTVAVRTGIADITAAPIDAYDVYLRLHLLSHRLITPHGANLEGIFGMLTNVVWTNHGPCAVDNFESVRAKLRARGPVTVYSIDKFPRMVDYVVPGGVRIGDADRIRLGAHLAAGTTVMHEGFVNFNAGTLGSSMVEGRISAGVVVGDGSDIGGGASTMGTLSGGGKEIIALGKRCLLGANSGCGIPLGDDCVIEAGLYVTAGTKVTGPDGTQIKARDLSGQSNLLFRRNSLTGAVEVVPWKGDGIALNEALHKND comes from the coding sequence GTGACATCTACTGGCGCACACGCAACTGGCATCGCGACCGTGATCGACGGGGGTTCGACTCCCGGCGTCGTCCTCGACGTCTGGTTCCCCGAACCCGAACTCGACGGGGTCGAGACCGCGGAGACCGTGATCCTCGACGACGAGTCGACACCGGCCCACCTTCGTGAGCTGGTGGGCGTTGACGAGGCCCGCGGGGTCAAGACCGTCGCGGTCCGCACCGGGATCGCCGACATCACCGCCGCCCCCATCGACGCCTACGACGTCTACCTCCGACTCCACCTGCTGTCGCATCGCCTCATCACCCCGCACGGCGCCAACCTCGAGGGCATCTTCGGGATGCTCACCAACGTGGTCTGGACCAATCACGGCCCGTGTGCGGTCGACAACTTCGAGTCGGTACGGGCGAAGCTGCGCGCCCGCGGACCGGTCACCGTCTACTCGATCGACAAGTTCCCGCGCATGGTCGACTACGTGGTGCCGGGCGGCGTACGGATCGGCGACGCCGACCGCATCCGCCTAGGTGCACACCTCGCGGCCGGCACCACCGTGATGCACGAGGGCTTCGTCAACTTCAACGCCGGCACCCTCGGGTCGTCGATGGTGGAGGGTCGCATCTCCGCGGGCGTCGTCGTCGGCGACGGCTCCGACATCGGCGGCGGCGCCTCGACGATGGGCACCCTGTCGGGCGGCGGCAAGGAGATCATCGCGCTGGGCAAGCGCTGCCTCCTCGGCGCGAACTCCGGCTGCGGCATCCCGCTGGGTGACGACTGCGTCATCGAGGCCGGCCTCTATGTCACCGCCGGCACCAAGGTCACCGGACCCGACGGCACGCAGATCAAGGCGCGCGACCTGTCCGGCCAGTCCAACCTGCTGTTCCGTCGCAACAGCCTGACCGGCGCGGTCGAGGTCGTGCCGTGGAAGGGCGACGGCATCGCCCTCAACGAGGCGCTGCACAAGAACGACTGA
- a CDS encoding rhodanese-like domain-containing protein, which translates to MSAPRTIDDVLADARSRIARVEAADVPAELAGGAVLVDIRPAAQRAEEGEAPGALVIERNVLEWRCDPASDARIDQAVDHDVRWIILCSQGYTSSLAAAALQDLGLHRATDVVGGYEALAPVLG; encoded by the coding sequence ATGAGCGCTCCCCGCACCATCGACGACGTACTCGCCGACGCACGGTCGCGGATCGCGCGGGTCGAGGCCGCGGACGTCCCCGCCGAGCTGGCCGGCGGGGCGGTGCTGGTCGACATCCGTCCCGCGGCGCAGCGCGCGGAGGAGGGCGAGGCACCCGGAGCCCTCGTCATCGAACGGAATGTCCTCGAATGGCGGTGCGACCCGGCGAGCGACGCACGCATCGACCAGGCCGTCGACCACGACGTCCGCTGGATCATCCTGTGCTCCCAGGGTTATACGTCGAGCCTGGCCGCCGCGGCCCTGCAGGACCTCGGGTTGCACCGCGCCACCGACGTCGTCGGCGGATACGAAGCGCTCGCACCCGTTCTCGGCTGA
- a CDS encoding DM13 domain-containing protein: MVGGLGVVLVAALAVGAVVFQPWLIFVDTEVDDAIPVAVTPTTSAPGQPPPAGPVVISRGSLISHEHSTSGTVSIIEQPDGSRVLAIEDLDTTTGPDVHVWLSQGDVLEGFAGWRTAAGVPHVDLGMIKGNKGNQVYEIPADVELGDYPSVFLWCVKFSVSFGAAEMGSLR; the protein is encoded by the coding sequence GTGGTGGGCGGGCTCGGCGTCGTGCTCGTGGCGGCGCTGGCGGTCGGTGCCGTCGTCTTCCAGCCGTGGCTAATCTTCGTCGACACCGAGGTCGACGACGCGATCCCGGTCGCGGTCACCCCCACGACGTCGGCGCCGGGGCAGCCGCCGCCCGCCGGGCCGGTGGTCATCTCGCGCGGCAGCCTGATCAGCCACGAGCACTCGACATCGGGAACGGTCTCGATCATCGAACAGCCCGACGGCTCACGCGTGCTGGCGATCGAGGACCTGGACACGACGACCGGGCCCGACGTCCACGTGTGGCTGTCGCAAGGGGACGTGCTCGAGGGGTTCGCCGGGTGGCGTACGGCCGCGGGCGTCCCGCACGTCGACCTCGGCATGATCAAGGGGAACAAGGGCAACCAGGTCTACGAGATCCCCGCCGACGTCGAGCTGGGCGACTATCCGTCGGTGTTCCTCTGGTGCGTGAAGTTCAGCGTCTCCTTCGGCGCCGCGGAGATGGGCTCACTACGGTGA
- a CDS encoding cysteine dioxygenase, whose translation MTSTLARTERAPQSAISSLSSARNRARTSSPLRERPGTAAPRALGHLPTRLRPADLLRITDQGVADVLDGRHDDLLPEVWDERHRWSTRLHADDDVDVWLISWTPGEATELHDHAGSLGALTVLSGSLREYHWTGDDLAVRILDAGDQAAFPLGWVHDVVRNPVVAAPEIGAETSPQVTPTLSVHAYSPPLTAMSYYDISEGGHLRRNRTVLTDQPE comes from the coding sequence ATGACCTCCACCCTCGCCCGCACCGAACGGGCGCCTCAGTCCGCCATATCGTCTCTTTCCTCCGCCCGGAATCGTGCTCGGACGTCGTCGCCGCTGCGTGAGCGTCCGGGTACCGCCGCCCCGCGCGCCCTTGGTCACCTGCCGACGCGGCTCCGGCCCGCCGACCTGCTCCGCATCACCGACCAGGGCGTCGCAGACGTCCTCGACGGTCGCCACGACGACCTGCTCCCGGAGGTCTGGGACGAACGTCATCGCTGGTCGACGCGCCTGCACGCCGACGACGACGTCGACGTGTGGCTGATCAGCTGGACGCCGGGCGAGGCCACCGAACTCCACGACCACGCCGGTTCGCTCGGAGCCCTGACGGTGTTGTCGGGCAGCTTGCGCGAGTACCACTGGACGGGAGACGATCTGGCGGTGCGCATCCTCGACGCCGGCGACCAGGCCGCCTTCCCTCTCGGGTGGGTGCACGACGTCGTGCGGAACCCGGTCGTCGCCGCCCCGGAGATCGGTGCGGAGACCAGCCCGCAGGTGACCCCGACGCTCAGCGTGCACGCCTACTCACCGCCGCTGACCGCGATGTCGTACTACGACATCTCCGAGGGCGGCCACCTGCGCCGCAACCGGACCGTCCTCACCGACCAGCCCGAATGA
- the folP gene encoding dihydropteroate synthase, translating into MAIVNRTPDSFYDRGASFDDAAAQAHVDRVVAEGADIIDVGGVKAGPGREVDAATEAARVVGMIAWIRDRHPDVLISVDTWRSEVADQACAAGADLINDTWAGFDPDVVDVAAERGAGIVCSHTGGARVRTRPHRVAYGDSVDAVVADVIREVTSAADRALAAGVRRDSIVIDPTHDFGKNTHHGLALLRGVKDLVNTGWPVLMALSNKDFVGETLGTDLTHRLEGTLAATSLAAAQGARIFRVHEVAATRRVVGMVAAIAAAKPPARTVRGLA; encoded by the coding sequence ATGGCGATCGTCAACCGCACCCCTGATTCGTTCTACGACCGAGGTGCGAGCTTCGACGACGCCGCCGCCCAGGCGCACGTCGACCGGGTCGTCGCCGAGGGTGCCGACATCATCGACGTCGGTGGGGTCAAGGCCGGACCCGGACGCGAGGTCGACGCCGCGACCGAGGCCGCCCGGGTCGTCGGCATGATCGCCTGGATCCGTGACCGGCATCCGGACGTGCTGATCAGCGTCGACACCTGGCGCAGCGAGGTCGCCGACCAGGCCTGCGCCGCCGGCGCGGATCTCATCAACGACACCTGGGCGGGATTCGACCCCGACGTCGTCGACGTCGCCGCCGAACGCGGGGCCGGGATCGTCTGCTCGCACACGGGTGGCGCGCGGGTGCGGACCCGGCCGCACCGCGTCGCATACGGGGATTCGGTCGACGCGGTGGTGGCCGACGTGATCCGGGAGGTGACCTCCGCGGCCGACCGGGCGCTCGCTGCCGGGGTGCGTCGAGACTCGATCGTTATCGATCCGACGCACGATTTCGGCAAGAACACTCACCACGGGCTGGCTCTGTTACGCGGCGTGAAAGATCTTGTAAACACGGGCTGGCCGGTCCTGATGGCGCTGAGCAACAAGGATTTCGTAGGGGAGACTCTGGGTACAGACCTAACGCACCGATTGGAAGGGACTCTGGCCGCGACAAGTCTGGCCGCCGCCCAAGGCGCCCGGATCTTCCGCGTCCACGAAGTCGCTGCCACTCGTCGCGTGGTCGGCATGGTCGCTGCCATCGCGGCAGCGAAACCACCCGCCCGAACAGTCAGGGGACTCGCATGA
- the dapE gene encoding succinyl-diaminopimelate desuccinylase, translating to MSTDLDLTADPVELTAALVDIESESRNESAIADAVEAALRAQTSGFEILRHGNRVLARTDRGHAQRVILAGHLDTVPVAGNLPHRRETDSEEGDVLHGCGTVDMKSGDAVFLHLAATLPEPASDLTLIFYDCEEIAAEFNGLNDIERELPEWLAGDVAILGEPTAGLIEAGCQGTLRVRLSTTGTRAHSARSWMGDNAIHKLGGVLTTLAGYEARRVDIDGCEYREGLSAVAVGGGVAGNVIPDAAHVDVNFRFAPDRSIDQALDHVREVFAADLADGRIGLEVTDSAAGALPGLGHPAAAALVAAAGGRFRAKYGWTDVSRFSALGIPAVNLGPGDPNLAHRVDERVPVEQIRAVTDLLRTYLS from the coding sequence GTGAGCACCGACCTCGACCTGACCGCCGACCCCGTCGAACTGACCGCCGCGCTCGTCGACATCGAGAGCGAGTCGCGCAACGAGTCGGCCATCGCCGACGCGGTCGAGGCCGCCCTGCGCGCGCAGACGAGCGGATTCGAGATCCTCCGCCATGGCAACCGTGTCCTCGCACGGACCGACCGGGGGCACGCCCAGCGCGTCATCCTCGCCGGGCACCTCGACACCGTGCCGGTCGCCGGCAACCTCCCGCACCGCCGCGAGACGGATTCGGAGGAGGGCGACGTGCTGCACGGATGCGGCACCGTCGACATGAAGTCCGGTGACGCGGTGTTCCTCCACCTCGCGGCGACGCTGCCGGAGCCGGCCTCGGATCTGACGCTGATCTTCTACGACTGCGAGGAGATTGCCGCGGAGTTCAACGGCCTGAACGACATCGAACGCGAACTCCCCGAGTGGCTCGCCGGTGACGTGGCGATCCTCGGCGAGCCGACCGCGGGGCTCATCGAAGCCGGATGCCAGGGGACGCTGCGGGTCCGGTTGTCGACGACGGGAACCCGAGCGCACTCGGCCCGGTCGTGGATGGGCGACAACGCCATTCACAAGCTCGGCGGTGTCCTGACCACGCTGGCGGGCTACGAGGCCCGTCGGGTCGACATCGACGGCTGCGAGTACCGCGAGGGTCTGTCGGCGGTCGCGGTCGGCGGCGGGGTGGCCGGCAACGTGATCCCCGACGCCGCGCACGTCGATGTCAACTTCCGCTTCGCCCCGGACCGTTCGATCGACCAGGCGCTCGACCACGTGCGCGAGGTGTTCGCCGCCGACCTGGCCGACGGCAGGATCGGGCTGGAGGTCACCGATTCCGCGGCCGGCGCCCTGCCGGGGCTGGGGCACCCGGCGGCCGCGGCGCTCGTGGCGGCCGCGGGCGGACGCTTCCGCGCGAAGTACGGCTGGACCGATGTGTCGCGGTTCTCGGCGCTGGGAATCCCCGCGGTGAACCTGGGCCCCGGCGATCCCAATCTCGCGCATCGCGTCGACGAACGGGTGCCGGTGGAGCAGATCCGCGCGGTGACCGACCTGCTGCGCACCTACCTGTCCTGA